The Mycolicibacterium smegmatis genome has a window encoding:
- a CDS encoding D-sedoheptulose-7-phosphate isomerase, whose translation MKEAVGKVINPTSTASAGIGPIGDHVAALGHAVGRIDCETPRLTRWGRHLAQILTGGGRLLACGNGGSAAEAQHLTAELVGRFRDERVPLSAIALHADTSALTAICNDYGAEEIFARGVHAHGRPGDVLVALSTSGTSPNVLAAVKAAHAEGLTTWAMTGPAPNPLAAMCDDAICVEAPNTATVQEIHLLLVHALCIALDGVLPMSGGVLGVRDAR comes from the coding sequence ATGAAAGAAGCGGTGGGCAAGGTGATCAACCCCACATCAACTGCCTCGGCAGGGATAGGCCCGATCGGGGACCACGTCGCCGCACTCGGACACGCGGTCGGTCGAATCGACTGCGAGACCCCGCGCCTGACCCGGTGGGGCAGACACCTCGCGCAGATCCTCACCGGCGGAGGCCGATTACTGGCCTGCGGTAACGGCGGCAGCGCCGCGGAGGCCCAGCACCTGACCGCCGAACTCGTCGGACGGTTCCGTGACGAACGGGTCCCGTTGTCGGCCATCGCGTTACACGCCGACACGTCGGCGCTCACCGCGATCTGCAACGACTACGGCGCCGAAGAGATCTTCGCCCGCGGCGTACACGCGCACGGCCGCCCAGGCGATGTGCTGGTGGCCCTGTCGACCAGCGGAACCAGCCCGAACGTGCTCGCGGCGGTCAAGGCCGCCCACGCCGAAGGGCTCACCACGTGGGCCATGACCGGGCCCGCACCCAACCCGCTGGCGGCGATGTGCGATGACGCGATCTGTGTCGAGGCGCCCAACACAGCAACCGTGCAGGAGATCCACCTGCTGCTGGTCCATGCGTTGTGTATCGCGCTCGACGGCGTATTGCCCATGAGCGGAGGGGTTTTGGGGGTGCGTGATGCGCGGTGA
- the rfaE2 gene encoding D-glycero-beta-D-manno-heptose 1-phosphate adenylyltransferase, producing MTARPPTTSFPLRTRVLHQARAICVADYGRGVTAHAGIRGILGDVAARVPVVWDPHPRGAPPVPGCRLVTPNEAEAQGRSAETMREQWQADAVCVTLGSRGAMVATEDDGTVLVAVPSTVMAASGRSDTCGAGDRFAVAATLALADGHAVVPVVTAAVEAAGRFVAAGGAVGVSSPAECGGYRGAAGEATAVIGDVTEIRDRLRSRGGRLVATGGCFDLLHTGHVRLLHQARQLGDALVVLVNSDSSVRALKGPDRPVMADVDRARVLAALACVDAVVIFDESSPEQQLERLRPDVWVKGGDYTEADLPEAAVVRRHGGEVVLLPTVAGYSSSNLIAAMRS from the coding sequence GTGACGGCACGGCCGCCGACGACGAGCTTCCCGCTCAGGACGCGGGTGCTGCACCAGGCGCGGGCGATATGCGTCGCCGACTACGGCCGCGGCGTCACGGCGCACGCCGGTATCCGCGGAATCCTCGGCGACGTTGCCGCGCGGGTGCCGGTGGTGTGGGATCCCCATCCGCGCGGTGCGCCACCGGTGCCGGGATGCCGGCTCGTGACCCCCAACGAGGCCGAGGCGCAGGGTCGCTCGGCCGAGACGATGCGCGAACAGTGGCAGGCCGACGCCGTGTGTGTGACCCTCGGCTCACGGGGAGCGATGGTCGCCACGGAGGACGACGGCACGGTGCTGGTGGCGGTGCCCAGCACCGTGATGGCCGCATCGGGACGATCCGACACGTGCGGCGCGGGCGATCGCTTCGCCGTCGCTGCCACGCTCGCACTCGCCGACGGGCATGCCGTCGTGCCCGTGGTCACCGCGGCCGTCGAGGCCGCCGGCAGGTTCGTGGCCGCAGGGGGTGCGGTGGGGGTGTCGAGTCCGGCCGAGTGCGGCGGATACCGGGGCGCCGCGGGAGAAGCGACCGCGGTCATCGGGGACGTGACCGAGATACGAGATCGCTTGCGCAGCAGGGGCGGACGTCTCGTGGCCACGGGAGGCTGTTTCGACCTGCTCCACACCGGCCATGTGCGGCTGCTGCACCAGGCGCGCCAACTGGGCGACGCCCTCGTGGTGCTGGTGAATTCGGACTCGTCGGTGCGGGCGCTGAAAGGTCCTGACCGCCCGGTGATGGCCGACGTGGACCGTGCGCGGGTCCTCGCGGCACTGGCGTGCGTGGATGCCGTGGTGATCTTCGACGAGTCCTCACCCGAACAACAGTTGGAGCGCCTGCGTCCCGACGTGTGGGTCAAAGGTGGTGACTACACCGAGGCCGATCTGCCGGAGGCCGCAGTCGTACGCCGCCACGGTGGGGAAGTTGTCCTGCTGCCCACAGTGGCGGGCTATTCATCGTCGAATCTGATCGCAGCGATGCGGTCATGA
- a CDS encoding SDR family oxidoreductase: MNTNIGNVIITGGASGLGAATVEAVVRQGGTPLVLDRNTPAADVPYRCVDLADTGAVETAVAALADQVGGVVNGVFTAGGTDACGKLADVPVKDWERVIHVNLLGTVAVVRAALPYLRSSGGRIVTCASTLGVKAVSDATAYCASKFGVVGFSRALAAELAGEVGVTLLIPGGMHTAFFDGRDEQYKPPADAKLNDPANVAQTVLFALSQPAGCEIRELVVCASTESSWP; this comes from the coding sequence ATGAACACGAACATCGGGAACGTGATCATCACCGGCGGCGCGTCGGGTCTGGGTGCTGCCACCGTCGAAGCCGTTGTCCGACAGGGGGGTACACCACTCGTCCTGGACCGGAACACGCCCGCGGCGGACGTGCCGTACCGCTGTGTCGACCTGGCCGACACCGGGGCTGTCGAGACCGCGGTCGCCGCACTGGCCGACCAGGTAGGCGGTGTGGTCAACGGTGTGTTCACCGCCGGGGGCACCGACGCGTGCGGCAAGCTCGCCGATGTCCCGGTCAAGGACTGGGAGCGGGTGATCCACGTGAACCTTCTGGGAACCGTGGCGGTGGTCCGCGCGGCGCTGCCCTACCTCAGATCGAGTGGGGGACGCATCGTCACGTGCGCTTCGACGCTGGGCGTCAAGGCCGTGAGCGACGCCACCGCCTACTGCGCGTCGAAGTTCGGCGTCGTGGGTTTCAGCCGCGCGCTGGCCGCCGAACTCGCGGGCGAGGTGGGCGTCACGTTGTTGATCCCCGGCGGGATGCACACAGCGTTCTTCGACGGACGGGACGAGCAGTACAAGCCGCCGGCGGATGCCAAGCTCAACGATCCGGCGAACGTGGCCCAGACGGTGCTGTTCGCGCTCTCCCAGCCCGCCGGGTGTGAGATCCGGGAACTGGTCGTCTGCGCATCCACCGAATCATCATGGCCGTGA
- a CDS encoding glycosyltransferase family 9 protein: MAVTSPGTQWNSSVEHVLVLRALGLGDLLTGIPALRGLRRAFPGAVVTLAAPQRFADLAMLSGAVTEVRPTDGLGRLRPGPRPPDLAVNLHGSGPQSTADLLALRPRTLLTHRHPEYQDVSGPPWRTDLHEVDRWCHLLQWYGIDCDAEDLALPRPAGYDDFSGVVVIHPGAAYPARRWPVERFAAVAGALRAAGHDVVVTGDASEEDLARSVVELAGLPETCLFAGKLDVLGLVALISDCRLLVCGDTGVGHVATATGTPSVLLFGPTPPSRWGPRGNGPHVALWAGDRGDPHGQEPHSGLLLITVPRVLDAARELLGVRA, encoded by the coding sequence ATGGCCGTGACCTCACCGGGAACCCAGTGGAATTCGTCCGTCGAGCACGTGCTCGTGCTGCGGGCGCTGGGACTCGGTGACCTGCTGACGGGCATACCCGCGCTGCGCGGCCTGCGCCGTGCCTTTCCCGGCGCCGTCGTCACGCTGGCCGCCCCGCAGCGGTTCGCCGATCTGGCCATGCTCTCCGGCGCGGTGACCGAGGTCCGGCCCACCGACGGACTGGGGCGGCTGCGGCCCGGGCCCCGGCCGCCGGATCTCGCGGTCAACCTGCACGGCAGCGGGCCGCAGAGCACGGCGGATCTGCTGGCGCTGCGACCCCGGACATTGCTCACCCACCGCCATCCTGAGTATCAGGATGTGTCCGGCCCGCCGTGGCGTACCGATCTACACGAGGTGGATCGCTGGTGTCATCTTCTGCAGTGGTACGGCATCGACTGCGATGCAGAGGATCTCGCGTTGCCCAGACCCGCGGGGTATGACGACTTCTCCGGGGTGGTGGTGATCCATCCCGGTGCGGCGTACCCGGCGCGCAGGTGGCCGGTCGAGCGGTTCGCCGCGGTCGCGGGCGCTCTGCGCGCTGCCGGTCACGATGTGGTGGTCACCGGCGACGCGAGCGAGGAAGACCTCGCACGTTCGGTCGTCGAGCTCGCCGGTCTGCCCGAAACCTGCTTGTTCGCAGGCAAGCTCGATGTGCTGGGACTGGTGGCGCTGATCAGCGACTGCCGGCTGTTGGTGTGCGGCGACACCGGGGTCGGCCACGTCGCGACGGCCACGGGTACGCCTTCGGTGCTGTTGTTCGGGCCCACCCCGCCCAGCCGTTGGGGCCCGCGCGGGAACGGACCGCACGTGGCGTTGTGGGCCGGCGACCGGGGCGATCCGCACGGCCAGGAACCGCACAGCGGCCTGCTGCTGATCACAGTGCCCCGAGTGCTCGACGCCGCACGAGAACTTCTGGGGGTGCGAGCGTGA
- a CDS encoding UDP-glucose dehydrogenase family protein — protein sequence MKVGVVGVGYVGLTTAVCLAERSHDTVCIDIDENRVRQLSSGITPIDEPGLPELLEAGLRHATLRFSSDIGALADRQVVFVCVPTPSGDDGSADLRAVDDVVEGVARVGAAGAVLAMKSTVPVGTTRRVENRLREVGIHAVSNPEFLRESHAVYDFRHPDRILIGSDDEAAADVVARVYGETARETAMRMSPESAELAKYASNAFLALKVSYANSLAQLCAHAGADIGDVVRCMGADVRIGPHFLQPGPGWGGSCLPKDTAALLHTGRRYGVDLPEVSSACATNRAQAARIIAVLQRNMSAPIATARVAALGLTFKAGTCDIRDSPALAVCEEMARAGAQINGYDPRLEMIDHAVLRRSSVAAVDDPYLATKDADGIVIFTEWPEFRDLNWSRIADQAPGAVVVDTRNLLDPDSVKARGLTYLGNGRPAGF from the coding sequence GTGAAGGTGGGCGTCGTCGGAGTCGGCTACGTGGGATTGACCACCGCGGTCTGCCTCGCCGAGCGCTCCCACGACACCGTGTGCATCGACATCGACGAGAACCGCGTGCGGCAACTGTCCTCCGGCATCACACCGATCGACGAGCCCGGTCTTCCAGAACTGCTCGAGGCCGGACTGCGGCACGCGACGCTGCGATTCAGCAGTGACATCGGGGCGCTCGCCGATCGCCAGGTGGTGTTCGTGTGTGTTCCCACGCCCAGCGGCGACGACGGGTCGGCGGACCTGCGCGCGGTCGACGACGTCGTGGAGGGCGTCGCGCGGGTCGGTGCGGCAGGAGCGGTACTCGCGATGAAGTCGACAGTGCCGGTGGGAACCACGCGCCGGGTCGAAAACCGGCTGCGCGAGGTTGGAATCCACGCGGTGTCCAACCCGGAGTTCCTGCGGGAGAGCCACGCCGTCTACGACTTCCGCCACCCCGACCGGATCCTGATCGGGTCTGATGACGAGGCGGCGGCAGACGTCGTGGCTCGGGTGTACGGCGAGACGGCCCGGGAAACGGCGATGCGCATGAGCCCCGAGAGCGCCGAGCTCGCGAAGTACGCCAGCAACGCATTCTTGGCATTGAAGGTCTCGTATGCCAACTCGCTGGCCCAGCTGTGCGCACATGCCGGTGCAGACATCGGCGACGTCGTGCGGTGCATGGGCGCCGACGTCCGGATCGGACCGCACTTCCTGCAACCGGGCCCGGGGTGGGGCGGATCGTGTCTGCCCAAGGACACCGCGGCGCTGCTGCACACCGGTCGCCGCTACGGCGTCGATCTCCCCGAGGTGTCCTCGGCGTGTGCGACCAACCGCGCGCAGGCCGCTCGGATCATCGCCGTGCTGCAGCGCAACATGTCCGCTCCCATTGCCACCGCGCGTGTGGCGGCACTCGGCCTGACGTTCAAGGCCGGCACGTGCGACATCCGGGACTCGCCCGCGTTGGCGGTGTGCGAGGAGATGGCGCGCGCGGGCGCCCAGATCAACGGTTACGACCCGCGACTGGAGATGATCGACCACGCCGTGCTGCGTCGCTCCTCGGTGGCCGCGGTGGACGACCCCTACCTCGCGACCAAGGACGCCGACGGCATCGTCATCTTCACCGAATGGCCCGAATTCCGCGATCTGAACTGGTCGAGGATCGCCGATCAGGCACCGGGCGCGGTGGTGGTGGACACCCGCAACCTGCTCGACCCCGATTCGGTGAAGGCCCGCGGTCTGACATACCTCGGCAACGGCAGACCCGCGGGGTTCTGA
- a CDS encoding DNA topoisomerase IB has product MRLRRSVVDGPGIKRIRRGRGFSYRKPDGQAVTDRKVLQRIDDLVIPPAWKAVWICPHASGHIQAVGTDVAGRRQYLYHPQWQQERSEEKFDRVLEMSAGLHDWRQHVAADLARRGLRRDRVLALGLRLLDLGYFRAGGERYAEENNSFGIATLQCEHVSVGRDGVEFDYPAKSGVRRTLLVEDDDVVRAVRALQRHRKRGERFLAYQESADWVEVHADDLNLRFKEMVGEDYTVKDLRTWHGTVLAAEAFVDADPPVDPKVVKRVESAVMREVSEGLGNTPAVARSAYVDPRVVQAYRNGITIESAVRRAARTRSADERQSVLDRATARLIRRMARG; this is encoded by the coding sequence ATGCGGCTGCGTCGAAGCGTCGTCGACGGCCCCGGGATCAAGCGGATCCGCAGGGGCCGAGGCTTCAGCTATCGAAAGCCCGACGGGCAGGCGGTAACTGATCGCAAGGTGCTGCAGCGCATCGACGATCTCGTCATCCCCCCGGCCTGGAAGGCGGTCTGGATCTGCCCGCATGCTTCCGGGCACATCCAGGCTGTCGGCACCGATGTCGCAGGCAGGCGCCAGTACCTGTACCACCCGCAGTGGCAACAGGAACGCAGTGAGGAGAAATTCGACCGCGTACTGGAAATGTCTGCAGGGCTTCATGATTGGCGACAGCACGTGGCAGCCGATCTCGCCCGGCGAGGCCTGCGCCGCGATCGGGTGCTGGCGCTGGGGCTGCGTCTGCTCGACCTCGGATACTTCCGTGCGGGCGGTGAGAGATACGCCGAGGAGAACAATTCGTTCGGTATCGCGACACTGCAGTGCGAGCACGTGAGCGTGGGCCGCGACGGAGTGGAGTTCGACTATCCGGCGAAGAGCGGGGTACGGCGTACGTTGCTCGTCGAGGACGACGACGTGGTCCGTGCCGTGCGGGCCCTGCAGCGACACCGCAAGCGCGGGGAACGTTTTCTGGCGTACCAGGAATCGGCGGACTGGGTGGAGGTCCACGCCGACGACCTCAATCTTCGCTTCAAAGAGATGGTCGGTGAAGACTACACGGTCAAGGACCTGCGTACCTGGCACGGCACGGTGCTGGCCGCCGAGGCGTTCGTCGATGCCGATCCGCCGGTGGACCCCAAAGTGGTCAAGCGCGTCGAGTCGGCGGTGATGCGGGAGGTCTCCGAAGGGCTCGGGAACACCCCTGCGGTCGCGCGCAGTGCCTACGTCGACCCACGGGTGGTGCAGGCCTACCGCAACGGCATCACGATCGAGTCCGCGGTGCGCCGCGCCGCGCGCACGCGGTCTGCCGATGAGCGTCAGTCCGTGCTGGACCGCGCGACTGCCCGGTTGATCCGGAGGATGGCGCGCGGCTGA
- a CDS encoding ATP-binding protein, whose product MGPRAGDGEEVRRLSLGGNPKWMGLPSSQRPPITMVHPERLPGAPAPYTVDRRRVVVEVPAREAMLVTLRNILGAIATFEGLDSDVVADLCLAVDEACAVLINAAAPDSLVSLDIVADAQMLVVDASTTCSRPEDAGLGRFSERVLSALTDEVGTFAAAADTANSTEDDPGSSPENGTDPRGVFGISLTTRRRPPTASDPVSD is encoded by the coding sequence GTGGGCCCTCGGGCAGGAGACGGTGAAGAGGTTCGCCGGTTGTCCCTGGGCGGCAATCCGAAATGGATGGGGCTGCCGTCATCGCAGCGGCCGCCGATCACGATGGTTCATCCCGAGCGGTTACCCGGTGCCCCGGCGCCGTACACCGTCGACCGGCGTCGTGTGGTGGTCGAGGTCCCGGCGCGCGAGGCGATGCTCGTGACGCTACGCAACATTCTCGGGGCGATCGCGACCTTCGAGGGCCTGGACAGTGACGTGGTCGCCGACCTGTGCCTGGCGGTGGACGAGGCGTGCGCGGTGCTGATCAACGCGGCCGCGCCGGACTCGCTGGTGTCTCTCGACATCGTCGCGGACGCACAGATGCTCGTCGTCGACGCGTCAACCACATGTTCACGTCCTGAGGACGCGGGCCTCGGTCGCTTCAGTGAGCGTGTGCTGTCGGCGCTGACCGATGAGGTCGGCACGTTCGCGGCGGCGGCCGACACGGCGAACAGCACAGAAGACGATCCCGGAAGCAGCCCCGAAAACGGCACGGACCCCCGAGGGGTGTTCGGGATATCCCTGACCACCCGACGGAGGCCGCCGACCGCTTCTGACCCGGTGTCGGACTAA
- a CDS encoding STAS domain-containing protein, which yields MPTISVAKRSSPHSGSHARQHAHFTTERINTTTAVVTVHGDLDASNAGLLTDYALKALTRNTKLVLDLSDVAFFGAACFTTLHTLNVRCAGADAEWVVVPSKAVTRVLRICDPDSGLTTSPDVASALSRKSDQRPLQLVENT from the coding sequence ATGCCCACAATCAGCGTTGCCAAGAGGAGTAGTCCTCACAGCGGCAGCCATGCACGACAACACGCGCATTTCACCACCGAACGGATCAACACCACGACCGCCGTCGTGACAGTTCACGGCGACCTGGATGCCTCCAATGCAGGCCTCCTCACCGACTATGCCCTGAAGGCCCTCACACGGAACACGAAACTCGTGCTCGACCTGAGCGATGTCGCCTTCTTCGGAGCTGCGTGTTTCACCACGTTGCACACTCTCAATGTGCGGTGCGCCGGGGCCGACGCCGAGTGGGTGGTGGTGCCGAGCAAGGCCGTCACACGGGTGCTCCGCATCTGTGATCCGGACTCCGGGCTGACCACCTCTCCCGACGTTGCGTCGGCGTTGTCCCGCAAGAGCGATCAACGACCACTGCAACTGGTGGAGAACACTTAG
- a CDS encoding DUF6131 family protein, whose protein sequence is MIVFGAILLILGLVLNIYWLWVVGVILMVVGAVFWLLGSIGRPVGGRRAWY, encoded by the coding sequence ATGATTGTCTTCGGAGCGATTCTGCTCATCCTCGGCCTGGTGCTGAACATCTACTGGCTGTGGGTCGTCGGCGTGATCTTGATGGTCGTCGGCGCGGTGTTCTGGCTGCTCGGCTCCATCGGGCGCCCGGTCGGTGGCCGCCGGGCCTGGTATTAG
- a CDS encoding DUF7218 family protein: MPNSSIKDEKLYQDLRKQGDSKEKAARISNAAASRGRSKVGRSGGKSGSYEDWTVSDLRSRAKELGITGYSDKNKGELVKMLRSH, from the coding sequence ATGCCGAATTCATCGATCAAGGACGAGAAGCTCTACCAGGACCTGCGTAAGCAGGGCGACTCGAAGGAGAAGGCCGCGCGCATCTCCAACGCGGCGGCTTCCCGAGGCCGCTCCAAGGTCGGGCGCTCGGGCGGCAAGTCCGGATCCTATGAAGACTGGACTGTGTCCGACCTGCGCAGTCGTGCGAAAGAACTTGGGATCACCGGATATTCCGACAAGAACAAGGGTGAGTTGGTGAAGATGCTCAGGAGTCACTGA
- the usfY gene encoding protein UsfY — protein MKGPKDPVDHARTTRPHAGESMKDNMIMPALIVIGLALVTFVGSLAAFATSHHDVGLTLVSLAAAGFVIGALWLALEHLRVRRIEDRWYAEHPGVMRQGPSS, from the coding sequence ATGAAAGGCCCAAAGGATCCTGTCGATCATGCTCGGACGACACGGCCACATGCCGGGGAGTCGATGAAGGACAACATGATCATGCCTGCGCTGATCGTGATCGGCCTGGCGCTGGTGACGTTCGTCGGATCCCTCGCCGCGTTCGCCACCAGCCACCATGATGTCGGACTGACCCTGGTGAGCCTCGCGGCCGCCGGGTTCGTCATCGGAGCTTTGTGGCTGGCGCTCGAGCACCTGAGGGTGCGTCGTATCGAAGATCGTTGGTACGCAGAGCATCCCGGGGTGATGAGGCAAGGCCCCAGCAGCTGA
- a CDS encoding LLM class F420-dependent oxidoreductase — MTRFGYTLMTEQSGPKDLVRYAVAAEQAGFDFEVCSDHFSPWLTSQGHAPNAWAVLGAVAHATESAHLYSYVTCPTMRYHPAVVAQQAATVQILSDGRFTLGLGSGENLNEHVVGKGWPTVERRLDMLAEAIKIIRELFTGELIDFRGEYFEVDSARIWDVPDEPVGIGVSLTGERALDKLAVSTDHLINAAPDAAVVEGWRKRREATGILPAGRVVGQIPVCWDPDKDAAIARAHDQFRWFAGGWAVNADLPTPAGFAAATQFVRPEDVASAIPCGPDLDAIVAAVDEYRQAGFTDIALIQIGGDSQEQFLAEAAKPLLAALRESAG; from the coding sequence ATGACGAGATTCGGATACACGCTGATGACCGAGCAGAGCGGGCCAAAAGATCTTGTGCGTTACGCCGTCGCGGCGGAGCAGGCGGGATTCGATTTCGAGGTGTGCAGTGACCACTTCTCGCCCTGGCTGACCAGCCAGGGGCACGCCCCGAACGCGTGGGCGGTGCTCGGGGCGGTCGCGCACGCCACCGAATCGGCGCACCTGTATTCGTACGTCACCTGCCCGACGATGCGCTATCACCCGGCCGTCGTGGCCCAACAGGCCGCGACCGTGCAGATCCTCTCCGACGGGCGGTTCACGCTGGGACTGGGCAGCGGTGAGAACCTCAACGAACACGTCGTCGGCAAGGGTTGGCCGACCGTCGAACGGCGTCTCGACATGCTGGCCGAGGCCATCAAGATCATCCGGGAGTTGTTCACCGGCGAACTCATCGACTTCCGGGGCGAGTACTTCGAGGTCGATTCGGCGCGGATCTGGGATGTCCCCGACGAACCGGTCGGCATCGGCGTCTCACTGACAGGCGAGAGGGCCCTCGACAAACTCGCGGTCTCGACGGACCACCTGATCAACGCCGCGCCGGACGCGGCGGTGGTCGAGGGATGGCGCAAGCGCCGTGAGGCCACCGGAATACTGCCCGCGGGCCGCGTGGTCGGACAGATACCGGTGTGCTGGGATCCCGACAAGGACGCCGCCATCGCCCGCGCACACGATCAGTTCCGGTGGTTCGCCGGCGGGTGGGCGGTGAACGCCGACCTGCCCACCCCGGCCGGTTTCGCGGCCGCGACACAGTTCGTGCGGCCCGAGGACGTCGCGTCGGCCATTCCCTGCGGTCCCGACCTCGACGCGATCGTCGCCGCCGTCGACGAGTACCGCCAGGCGGGCTTCACCGATATCGCGCTGATCCAGATCGGTGGCGACAGCCAGGAGCAGTTCCTTGCCGAGGCCGCCAAGCCGCTACTCGCGGCGCTGCGCGAGAGTGCCGGGTGA
- a CDS encoding DUF6328 family protein, translating to MDHMRAHDDKRPPGVARNETEAERLDRNWNNLLQELRVVQTGVQLLTGLLLTLPFQEEFDVLDGTMRTVFLITVACSAGSTALLVAPVAMHRMVFRRHRMNLVVTAAHRCAYAGLLLLGFAMAGVVLIIFDTVAGRPAGFTAGAVALVVFVGCWIVWPFTMRSGQPMGGRPGSTAASPGTLAQRRE from the coding sequence ATCGACCACATGCGCGCCCACGACGACAAACGGCCTCCCGGGGTGGCGCGCAACGAGACCGAGGCCGAACGGCTCGACCGTAACTGGAACAACCTGTTGCAGGAACTCCGTGTGGTGCAGACGGGCGTCCAGCTACTCACCGGCCTGCTGTTGACCCTGCCGTTCCAGGAGGAGTTCGACGTTCTCGACGGGACCATGCGCACGGTCTTCCTGATCACCGTCGCGTGCTCGGCCGGATCCACCGCGCTGCTCGTGGCTCCGGTTGCCATGCACCGCATGGTGTTCCGGCGTCACCGGATGAATCTCGTGGTGACCGCGGCACACCGCTGCGCCTACGCGGGACTGCTGTTGCTGGGGTTCGCGATGGCGGGCGTGGTGCTGATCATCTTCGACACCGTCGCCGGCCGCCCGGCCGGATTCACCGCGGGTGCGGTGGCACTGGTTGTGTTCGTGGGTTGTTGGATCGTCTGGCCGTTCACCATGCGGTCGGGGCAGCCCATGGGCGGTCGTCCCGGCTCGACGGCCGCCTCACCCGGCACTCTCGCGCAGCGCCGCGAGTAG
- a CDS encoding ChaB family protein translates to MPKTTRQGAAKKSELPSTLKKSDAKAQRTFAKAHDAAAEEYGEGERAHRVAYSALKHSYEKVGDHWEAKTRRGPSDQRARGGGPNAKGKTAEGVDAHASKAHLLQIARRLDIRGRSTMNKGDLVTAIEKANRRETRARR, encoded by the coding sequence GTGCCGAAGACGACCCGTCAGGGTGCGGCCAAGAAGAGCGAACTGCCGAGCACACTGAAGAAGTCGGACGCCAAGGCGCAGCGGACCTTTGCCAAGGCGCACGACGCGGCGGCCGAAGAGTACGGCGAAGGGGAGCGCGCCCACCGCGTCGCGTACTCCGCGCTGAAGCACAGCTACGAGAAGGTGGGCGACCACTGGGAGGCCAAGACGCGTCGTGGCCCGTCCGATCAGCGCGCACGTGGCGGCGGTCCGAACGCGAAGGGCAAGACGGCCGAAGGCGTGGACGCGCACGCCAGCAAGGCCCACCTGCTGCAGATCGCCAGGCGCCTCGACATCCGGGGCCGCTCGACGATGAACAAGGGCGACCTGGTGACCGCTATCGAGAAGGCGAACCGGCGCGAAACCCGGGCCAGGCGTTGA
- the rsbW gene encoding anti-sigma B factor RsbW, translated as MAETPARGERSVEIRVAAMLENLAVVRTVVAAIATFEDLDFDVVADLRLAVDEACTTLIRSAVPDATLVLRVDPGPDAVVISTSTVCIGDNVVEPGSFSWHVLSSLTDEVNTFTDGSGPEEGQVFGITMTTRRASLLR; from the coding sequence ATGGCGGAAACACCCGCTCGGGGCGAGCGGTCGGTAGAGATCCGCGTCGCCGCGATGTTGGAGAACCTGGCGGTGGTGCGCACCGTGGTCGCTGCGATCGCAACGTTCGAGGACCTCGACTTCGACGTGGTCGCGGATCTGCGGCTGGCGGTCGACGAGGCATGCACCACGTTGATCAGGTCGGCGGTGCCTGACGCGACGCTCGTCCTGCGGGTGGATCCCGGTCCCGATGCCGTGGTTATCTCCACGTCCACGGTGTGTATCGGCGACAATGTCGTCGAGCCCGGCAGTTTCAGCTGGCACGTGCTGAGTTCTCTCACCGACGAGGTGAACACATTCACAGATGGGTCCGGGCCTGAAGAGGGGCAGGTGTTCGGCATCACGATGACCACGAGGCGAGCGAGCCTGCTGCGGTGA